A genomic segment from Streptomyces sp. TLI_235 encodes:
- a CDS encoding AhpC/TSA family protein, with amino-acid sequence MAAISTLVPLGTPAPDFSLPAIDGRVVAQDDFAAAPALLVAFLCNHCPYVRHVEQAFAELVGEFPDLAVVGICSNSPAVAPADDIDGLRAQVTRTGWAFPYLIDLDQSVGRAYQAACTPDFFLYDAHRELAYRGAMDDSTPGNGKPITGGLLRHAIDLVLAGRTVPEPHRPSMGCSIKWA; translated from the coding sequence ATGGCCGCCATCTCCACCCTGGTCCCACTCGGGACACCGGCGCCGGACTTCTCGCTGCCCGCGATCGACGGCCGGGTCGTGGCACAGGACGACTTCGCCGCCGCACCGGCCCTGCTGGTGGCCTTCCTGTGCAACCACTGCCCGTACGTACGGCACGTCGAGCAGGCTTTCGCCGAACTGGTCGGCGAGTTCCCGGACCTCGCGGTCGTCGGGATCTGCAGCAACAGCCCGGCCGTCGCACCCGCCGACGACATCGACGGGCTACGCGCCCAGGTCACACGCACGGGGTGGGCCTTCCCGTACCTCATCGACCTCGACCAGTCCGTCGGCCGGGCGTACCAGGCTGCCTGTACACCGGACTTCTTCCTCTACGACGCCCACCGCGAGCTGGCCTACCGGGGAGCAATGGACGACTCGACGCCCGGCAACGGGAAGCCGATCACCGGGGGCCTGCTGCGGCACGCCATCGACCTGGTGCTGGCCGGCCGGACCGTCCCGGAACCGCACCGGCCGAGCATGGGCTGCTCCATCAAGTGGGCGTGA